The following proteins are encoded in a genomic region of Pseudomonas saponiphila:
- a CDS encoding ABC transporter ATP-binding protein — MSFVSVQHLQKHYAGTTVFSDINCEIRKGEFVTLLGPSGCGKSTLLRCIAGLTPVDGGKILLDGQDIVPLSPQKRGIGMVFQSYALFPNMTVEQNVAFGLRMQKVNADDSHKRVQEALQLVELNEYASRYPHQLSGGQCQRVALARSLVTRPRLLLLDEPLSALDARIRKHLREQIRNIQRELGLTTIFVTHDQEEALTMSDRIFLMNQGKIVQSGDAETLYTAPVDAFAAGFIGNYNLLDAESASKLLQRPVNGRIAIRPEAIELRKEGQLDALVRSHSLLGNVIRYRIEARGVELVVDVLNRSADDLHADGQRLALTIDPAALCEVA; from the coding sequence ATGAGCTTCGTCAGCGTCCAACACCTGCAAAAGCACTACGCCGGCACCACGGTGTTCAGCGACATCAATTGCGAGATTCGCAAAGGCGAGTTCGTCACCCTGCTGGGCCCGTCCGGCTGCGGCAAATCCACCCTGCTGCGCTGCATCGCCGGGCTGACCCCGGTGGACGGCGGCAAGATCCTTCTCGACGGCCAGGACATCGTGCCCCTGAGCCCGCAGAAACGTGGGATCGGCATGGTGTTCCAGAGCTACGCGCTGTTTCCCAACATGACCGTGGAACAGAACGTGGCCTTTGGCCTGCGCATGCAGAAGGTCAACGCCGACGACAGCCACAAGCGCGTGCAGGAAGCCCTGCAACTGGTGGAGCTCAACGAATACGCCAGCCGCTACCCCCATCAACTGTCCGGCGGCCAGTGCCAGCGCGTGGCCCTGGCCCGCTCTCTGGTGACCCGCCCGCGCCTGCTGTTGCTGGACGAACCGCTGTCGGCCCTGGACGCGCGGATCCGCAAGCATCTGCGTGAACAGATCCGCAACATTCAGCGGGAGCTGGGACTGACGACTATCTTCGTCACCCACGACCAGGAAGAAGCGCTGACCATGTCCGACCGGATCTTCCTGATGAACCAGGGCAAGATCGTCCAGAGCGGCGACGCCGAAACCCTCTACACCGCCCCCGTGGATGCCTTCGCCGCGGGCTTTATCGGCAACTACAACCTGCTGGACGCCGAAAGCGCCAGCAAGCTGCTGCAACGGCCGGTCAACGGGCGCATCGCCATTCGCCCGGAAGCCATCGAACTGCGCAAGGAAGGCCAGTTGGATGCCCTGGTGCGCAGCCACAGCCTGCTGGGCAATGTGATCCGCTACCGGATCGAAGCCCGTGGCGTGGAACTGGTGGTGGATGTACTCAACCGCTCGGCCGATGACCTTCATGCAGACGGCCAGCGCCTGGCATTGACCATCGATCCGGCAGCCCTGTGTGAGGTAGCCTGA
- a CDS encoding NAD(P)H-quinone oxidoreductase: MKALQGVEGHVEWVEEPSPACDVGQVRIRVAAAGLNRADLLQRAGLYPPPPGASSILGLECSGIISEVGPGSSWQIGDRVCALLAGGGMAEEVVVDARHVLPVPEGLSLVEAAALPEVYATAWLNLFQLAALKPGEKVLLHAGASGVGSAAIQLCKAFGNPCWVSVGSADRLAYCESLGAQGGVVRTDGLEALRDFGPFDVVLDPVGANYAADNLKLLAVDGRWVLIGLMGGREAQLDLAQVLARRIQLLGSTLRSRNEQFKADLLSDLGQNVWPLFTEGRLTPQLAKTFPIQDAEVAFAELATNKVSGKLVLVIDPSLN, translated from the coding sequence GTGAAAGCATTGCAAGGCGTTGAAGGTCATGTGGAGTGGGTTGAAGAGCCAAGTCCGGCCTGTGATGTAGGGCAAGTTCGCATTCGTGTGGCGGCTGCGGGGCTCAATCGTGCCGACCTGCTGCAGCGAGCCGGACTCTATCCGCCGCCTCCGGGAGCCAGCTCGATCCTGGGCCTTGAGTGCTCGGGGATTATCAGCGAAGTAGGCCCGGGTTCGTCCTGGCAGATCGGAGATCGGGTGTGCGCGCTGCTGGCCGGTGGCGGCATGGCCGAGGAAGTGGTAGTGGATGCGCGCCATGTGCTGCCGGTGCCTGAGGGCCTGTCCCTGGTCGAAGCGGCGGCATTGCCCGAGGTCTACGCCACGGCCTGGCTCAACCTGTTCCAACTGGCGGCGCTCAAGCCCGGGGAGAAGGTGCTGTTGCACGCCGGAGCCAGTGGTGTCGGTTCGGCCGCCATTCAATTGTGCAAGGCGTTCGGTAATCCGTGTTGGGTCAGTGTCGGTTCCGCTGATCGCCTGGCCTATTGCGAAAGCCTGGGGGCCCAGGGCGGCGTGGTGCGTACCGATGGCCTGGAGGCGCTGCGGGACTTTGGCCCGTTCGATGTCGTCCTTGATCCGGTGGGGGCCAATTACGCGGCCGACAACCTCAAGTTGCTGGCGGTGGATGGGCGTTGGGTGTTGATCGGCTTGATGGGGGGGCGTGAAGCGCAACTGGATTTGGCCCAGGTTCTGGCCAGGCGCATCCAGTTGCTCGGCTCGACCCTGCGCAGCCGCAACGAGCAGTTCAAGGCCGACCTGCTGAGCGACCTCGGGCAAAATGTCTGGCCGCTGTTCACTGAGGGACGTCTGACTCCGCAGTTGGCCAAGACCTTTCCGATTCAGGACGCTGAAGTCGCCTTTGCCGAACTGGCGACCAATAAGGTGTCGGGCAAGCTGGTGCTGGTGATTGACCCCAGCCTGAACTGA
- a CDS encoding ABC transporter permease produces the protein MNSVTRGKWLAALCLVPFALFFIVFQIAPLAWVLINSLQSEEFGWGLANFSKIFSSKFYLQAIQYSLEISFWSSVFGIIIAVLGSYSLRRVDSRLRNFVNAFANMTSNFAGVPLAFAFIILLGFNGTITIMLKQSGIIQDFNLYSKTGLIILYTYFQIPLGVLLLYPAFDALREDWRESAALLGASGWQFWRHIGLPVLTPALLGTFVILLANALGAYATVYALTTGNFNVLPIRIAAMVSGDISLDPNMASALAVVLVALMTLVTIVHQLLLKRSYHVSR, from the coding sequence GTGAATTCAGTGACCCGCGGCAAATGGCTGGCGGCGCTGTGCCTGGTGCCCTTTGCCCTGTTCTTCATCGTGTTCCAGATCGCCCCGCTGGCATGGGTGCTGATCAACAGCCTGCAGTCGGAAGAGTTCGGCTGGGGCCTGGCCAACTTCAGCAAGATCTTCAGTTCGAAGTTCTACCTGCAGGCCATCCAGTACAGCCTGGAGATCAGTTTCTGGTCCAGCGTGTTCGGCATCATCATCGCCGTGCTGGGCAGCTACTCGCTGCGCAGGGTGGACTCCAGGCTGCGCAACTTCGTCAACGCCTTCGCCAACATGACCAGCAACTTCGCCGGCGTGCCCCTGGCCTTTGCCTTCATCATCCTCCTGGGCTTCAACGGCACCATCACCATCATGCTCAAGCAGTCGGGGATCATTCAGGACTTCAACCTGTACTCCAAGACCGGGCTGATCATTCTCTATACCTACTTCCAGATTCCCCTGGGCGTGCTGCTGCTCTACCCGGCCTTCGACGCCTTGCGTGAAGACTGGCGCGAATCCGCCGCGCTGCTGGGGGCCAGCGGCTGGCAGTTCTGGCGGCATATCGGCCTGCCGGTGCTGACCCCGGCACTGCTCGGCACCTTCGTCATCCTCCTGGCCAACGCCCTGGGCGCCTACGCCACGGTCTACGCCCTGACCACCGGCAACTTCAACGTGTTGCCGATCCGTATCGCCGCCATGGTTTCCGGGGACATCTCCCTGGATCCGAACATGGCCAGCGCCCTGGCCGTGGTGCTGGTGGCACTGATGACCCTGGTGACCATCGTCCATCAGCTGCTGCTGAAGAGGAGCTACCATGTCTCGCGCTGA
- a CDS encoding UTRA domain-containing protein has protein sequence MRIDATKAVTAIGQVLQEQITHGLLAPGSKLPAERKLSELFATTRITVREALLQLEAQGQIYREERRGWFVSPPRLAYNLMQRSHFHAMVSAQGRVPSTEVISARLQPASAAVCAWLQLPALSSVIQICRVRRIDERLVLYVEHYLNPKYFPHILELDLNQSITELYARHYDLHYGRVRFEIVPTSLQPEAAAALKVSVGSPGLRIARVNYDQHERLIDCDLEFWRHDAIHVGVDVL, from the coding sequence ATGCGTATTGATGCAACCAAAGCGGTGACAGCCATCGGCCAGGTCCTGCAGGAACAGATCACCCACGGTCTGTTGGCGCCGGGCAGCAAGCTGCCGGCCGAGCGCAAGCTCAGCGAACTGTTCGCCACCACCCGCATCACCGTGCGCGAGGCCTTGCTGCAATTGGAGGCCCAGGGGCAGATCTACCGCGAGGAGCGCCGGGGCTGGTTCGTTTCGCCGCCGCGGCTGGCCTACAACCTGATGCAGCGTAGCCATTTCCACGCCATGGTCAGTGCCCAGGGGCGAGTGCCTTCCACCGAGGTGATTTCGGCGCGGCTGCAACCGGCTTCGGCGGCGGTCTGCGCCTGGCTGCAGCTGCCGGCGCTGTCCAGCGTGATCCAGATCTGCCGGGTGCGGCGCATCGACGAGCGGCTGGTGCTGTACGTCGAGCACTACCTGAATCCCAAGTACTTTCCGCACATTCTCGAGTTGGACCTGAACCAGTCGATCACCGAGCTTTATGCCCGGCATTACGACCTGCATTACGGAAGGGTGCGCTTCGAGATCGTGCCCACTTCATTGCAGCCGGAAGCGGCGGCGGCCTTGAAGGTCTCGGTGGGCAGTCCCGGGCTGCGCATCGCCCGGGTCAACTATGACCAGCACGAGCGGCTGATCGATTGTGATCTGGAGTTCTGGCGGCATGACGCGATTCATGTCGGCGTTGACGTGCTGTAG
- a CDS encoding carboxy terminal-processing peptidase produces the protein MKHLFPSTALALFIGFGLLPMSTNTFAANSWDNLQPDRDEVIASLNVVELLKRHHYSKPPLDDARSVIIYDSYLKLLDPSRSYFLASDIAEFDKWKTQFDDFLKSGDLNAGFTIYKRYLDRVKARLDFALAELNKGVDKIDFNAKETLLIDRKDAPWLKTTAELDDLWRKRVKDEVLRMKIAGKDPKQIQETLTKRYKNQLARLDQTRAEDIFQAYINTFAMSYDPHTNYLSPDNAENFDINMSLSLEGIGAVLQSDNDQVKVVRLVPAGPADKTKQVAPADKIIGVAQGDKEMVDVVGWRLDEVVKLIRGPKGTLVRLEVIPASNAPNDQTSKIVPITREAVKLEDQAVKKSILNLKQDGKDYKLGVIEIPAFYLDFKAFRAGDPDYKSTTRDVKKLLTELQKDKVDGVVIDLRNNGGGSLQEATELTSLFIDKGPTVLVRNADGRVDVLEDENPGAFYKGPMALLVNRLSASASEIFAGAMQDYHRALIIGGQTFGKGTVQTIQPLNHGELKLTLAKFYRVSGQSTQHQGVLPDIGYPSIIDTKEIGESALPEAMPWDTIRPAIKPAVDPFKPFLAQLKAEHESRSAKDPEFVFIRDKLALAQKLMAEKTVSLNEADRRAQHADIEAKQLALENARRKAKGEEPLKELKKEDEDALAAAEPDKTKPEDDAYLSETGRILLDYLKLNTSVAKH, from the coding sequence ATGAAGCATTTGTTCCCCAGCACCGCCCTCGCCCTTTTCATTGGTTTCGGCTTACTGCCGATGTCGACCAATACGTTCGCAGCCAATAGCTGGGACAACCTTCAGCCCGATCGCGATGAGGTAATTGCCAGCCTCAATGTTGTAGAACTGCTCAAACGCCACCATTACAGTAAACCGCCGCTGGACGATGCGCGCTCGGTGATCATCTACGACAGCTACCTGAAGCTGCTGGATCCGTCGCGCAGCTACTTTCTGGCCAGCGACATTGCGGAATTCGACAAATGGAAAACCCAGTTTGACGATTTCCTCAAGAGCGGCGACCTGAACGCCGGATTCACCATCTACAAGCGTTATCTGGACCGGGTCAAAGCGCGTCTGGACTTCGCCCTCGCGGAACTCAACAAGGGCGTCGACAAGATCGATTTCAACGCCAAGGAAACCTTGCTGATCGACCGCAAGGACGCACCATGGCTCAAGACCACCGCAGAACTCGACGACCTGTGGCGCAAACGCGTCAAGGACGAAGTGCTGCGGATGAAGATTGCCGGCAAGGATCCCAAGCAGATCCAGGAAACCCTGACCAAGCGCTACAAGAACCAATTGGCGCGCCTGGACCAGACCCGAGCCGAAGACATCTTCCAGGCCTACATCAACACCTTCGCCATGTCCTACGATCCGCACACCAACTATCTGTCGCCGGATAACGCGGAAAACTTCGACATCAACATGAGCCTGTCGCTGGAGGGCATCGGCGCCGTGTTGCAGAGCGACAACGACCAGGTCAAGGTCGTGCGCCTGGTACCGGCAGGCCCGGCGGACAAGACCAAGCAAGTGGCTCCTGCGGACAAGATCATCGGCGTTGCCCAGGGCGACAAGGAAATGGTCGACGTGGTCGGCTGGCGCCTGGACGAAGTGGTCAAGCTGATCCGTGGGCCGAAAGGCACCCTGGTGCGCCTGGAAGTGATCCCGGCTAGCAATGCGCCAAATGATCAGACCAGCAAGATCGTGCCCATCACCCGCGAAGCAGTGAAGCTCGAAGACCAGGCGGTGAAGAAGTCGATCCTCAACCTCAAGCAGGACGGCAAGGACTACAAGCTCGGGGTGATCGAGATCCCGGCCTTCTATCTGGATTTCAAGGCCTTCCGCGCCGGTGACCCGGACTACAAGAGCACCACCCGCGACGTGAAGAAACTGCTGACCGAGTTGCAGAAAGACAAGGTTGACGGCGTGGTCATCGACCTGCGCAACAATGGCGGCGGTTCTCTCCAGGAAGCCACCGAACTGACCAGCCTGTTCATCGACAAGGGCCCGACCGTACTGGTGCGCAACGCCGACGGCCGTGTCGATGTACTGGAAGACGAAAACCCCGGCGCCTTCTACAAAGGCCCGATGGCGCTGCTGGTCAACCGCCTCTCGGCTTCGGCGTCAGAAATTTTCGCCGGTGCCATGCAGGACTATCACCGCGCGTTGATCATCGGTGGCCAGACCTTCGGTAAAGGCACGGTGCAGACCATTCAGCCACTGAACCATGGCGAGCTGAAACTGACCCTGGCCAAGTTCTACCGGGTTTCCGGCCAGAGCACCCAGCATCAGGGCGTGCTGCCGGATATCGGCTACCCGTCGATCATCGACACCAAGGAAATCGGCGAAAGCGCCCTGCCTGAAGCCATGCCGTGGGACACCATCCGCCCGGCCATCAAGCCCGCCGTTGATCCGTTCAAGCCGTTCCTGGCCCAGCTCAAGGCCGAACACGAAAGTCGCTCGGCGAAAGATCCGGAGTTCGTGTTCATCCGCGACAAGCTGGCCCTGGCACAGAAACTGATGGCGGAAAAGACCGTCAGCCTCAACGAGGCCGATCGTCGCGCACAACATGCCGACATCGAAGCCAAGCAACTGGCGCTGGAAAACGCACGTCGCAAGGCCAAGGGCGAAGAGCCGCTCAAAGAGCTGAAGAAAGAGGACGAAGACGCGCTGGCCGCTGCCGAGCCGGACAAGACCAAGCCGGAAGACGACGCCTACCTGAGCGAAACCGGGCGCATTCTGCTGGACTATCTGAAGCTCAACACCTCGGTGGCCAAGCACTGA
- a CDS encoding ABC transporter substrate-binding protein, which yields MKQLFLASLLGSTIALCTAAMAADNDLKTLEAAAKAEGAVNSVGMPDDWANWKGTWEDLAKTYGLKHIDTDMSSAQEIAKFAAEKDNASADIGDVGAAFGPIAVKQGVVQPYKPSTWAQVPDWAKDKDGNWALAYTGTIAFIINKKLLHGSDAPKSWADLEKGKYKVSIGDVSTAAQAANGVLAAAIAKGGDEKNIQPALLMFAEIAKQGRLSLANPTIATMEKGEVEVGVVWDFNGLSYRNKMVNKDDYEVLIPSDGSVISGYTTIINKYAKHPNAAKLTREYIFSDAGQTNLARGNARPIRAEHLTLPADVQANLLPNEQYKHVTPIKDADAWEKTSKALPQKWQEEVIINMP from the coding sequence ATGAAACAGCTTTTCCTGGCATCACTGTTAGGCTCGACCATTGCCCTGTGCACCGCCGCCATGGCTGCTGATAACGATTTGAAAACCCTGGAAGCCGCTGCGAAAGCAGAAGGCGCGGTCAACAGCGTCGGCATGCCCGATGACTGGGCCAACTGGAAAGGCACCTGGGAGGACCTGGCGAAAACCTACGGCCTCAAGCACATCGATACCGACATGAGCTCGGCCCAGGAGATCGCCAAGTTCGCCGCCGAGAAAGACAACGCCAGCGCCGACATCGGCGACGTGGGCGCGGCCTTTGGCCCGATCGCGGTCAAGCAGGGCGTGGTCCAGCCTTACAAGCCAAGCACCTGGGCCCAGGTCCCGGACTGGGCCAAGGACAAGGACGGCAACTGGGCTCTGGCCTACACCGGGACCATCGCCTTCATCATCAACAAGAAGCTGCTGCACGGCTCTGACGCACCCAAGAGCTGGGCCGACCTGGAAAAAGGCAAGTACAAGGTATCCATCGGTGACGTGAGCACCGCCGCCCAGGCCGCCAACGGCGTACTGGCCGCGGCCATCGCCAAGGGCGGCGACGAGAAGAACATCCAGCCGGCGCTGCTGATGTTCGCCGAGATCGCCAAGCAGGGTCGCCTGTCCTTGGCCAACCCGACCATCGCCACCATGGAAAAGGGTGAAGTGGAAGTCGGCGTGGTCTGGGACTTCAACGGCCTGAGCTACCGCAACAAGATGGTCAACAAGGACGACTACGAAGTGCTGATCCCGTCCGATGGCTCGGTGATTTCCGGCTACACCACCATCATCAACAAGTACGCCAAGCACCCCAACGCCGCCAAGCTGACCCGCGAATACATCTTCAGCGATGCCGGCCAGACCAACCTGGCCCGCGGCAATGCCCGGCCGATTCGCGCCGAACACCTGACCCTGCCGGCGGACGTGCAGGCCAACCTGCTGCCCAACGAGCAGTACAAGCACGTGACGCCGATCAAGGACGCCGATGCCTGGGAGAAAACCTCCAAGGCCCTGCCGCAGAAGTGGCAGGAAGAAGTGATCATCAACATGCCATAA
- a CDS encoding HAD family hydrolase — MALAIFDLDETLIHGDCATLWSEQMGRLGWVDSESFMRRNHELMDAYSHGKLAMEEFMDFSLEPMTGRTPEEVAHLVEPWVEEVIEPIIFSDACKAIAAHRQAGDRILVISASGTHLVKPIAARLGIDEVLGIELEVQHGAYSGRTVGTLTYREGKITRLLEWLDAEEENLEGATFYSDSRNDLPLLLRVDHPQVVNPDPVLREHAEKAGWRIHHWK, encoded by the coding sequence ATGGCCCTGGCAATTTTTGATCTGGACGAAACCCTGATTCACGGCGACTGCGCCACCCTCTGGAGCGAGCAGATGGGCCGCCTGGGCTGGGTCGACAGCGAATCGTTCATGCGCCGCAACCATGAGCTGATGGACGCCTACAGTCACGGCAAGCTGGCCATGGAGGAATTCATGGATTTCAGCCTGGAGCCCATGACCGGGCGTACACCGGAGGAAGTCGCGCACTTGGTCGAGCCCTGGGTGGAAGAGGTGATCGAACCGATCATCTTCAGCGATGCCTGCAAAGCCATCGCCGCCCATCGCCAGGCCGGCGACCGGATCCTGGTGATCTCGGCCTCGGGCACCCATCTGGTGAAACCGATTGCGGCCCGCCTGGGCATCGACGAAGTGCTGGGCATCGAGCTGGAGGTGCAACATGGAGCCTACAGCGGCCGCACCGTTGGCACCCTGACTTACCGCGAAGGCAAGATCACCCGTCTGCTGGAATGGCTGGATGCCGAGGAGGAAAACCTGGAAGGCGCGACCTTCTACTCCGACTCGCGCAACGACCTGCCGTTGCTGCTGCGAGTGGATCATCCGCAAGTGGTGAACCCGGACCCGGTATTGCGTGAGCACGCAGAAAAAGCCGGCTGGCGGATCCATCACTGGAAGTGA
- a CDS encoding ABC transporter permease: MSRAEPGSAALYHRVVVYLLFAILLLPLLGTFVYSIASSWSATILPSGLTFKWYLQLWSDPRFLNAFGQSLLVCVGALVLSVVLILPLLFVVHYHFPKLDALMNILILLPFAVPPVVSSVGLLQLYGSGPLAMVGTPWILIGCYFTVALPFMYRAITNNLQAINLRDLMDAAQLLGASTWQAAFLVVLPNLRKGLMVALLLSFSFLFGEFVFANILVGTRYETLQVYLNNMRNSSGHFTSALVISYFFFVLVLTWAANILNKDKSQ; encoded by the coding sequence ATGTCTCGCGCTGAACCCGGCTCCGCCGCGCTCTACCACCGGGTGGTGGTCTACTTGCTGTTCGCCATCCTGCTGCTGCCGCTGCTGGGGACCTTTGTCTATTCCATCGCCAGCAGTTGGTCGGCCACCATCCTGCCCAGCGGCTTGACCTTCAAGTGGTACCTGCAGCTGTGGAGCGACCCGCGCTTTCTCAACGCCTTCGGCCAGTCGCTGCTGGTCTGCGTCGGCGCGCTGGTGCTCTCGGTAGTGTTGATCCTGCCGCTGCTGTTCGTGGTGCACTACCACTTTCCCAAGCTCGATGCGCTGATGAACATCCTGATCCTGCTGCCCTTCGCGGTGCCGCCGGTGGTGTCTTCGGTGGGCCTGCTGCAGCTCTATGGTTCGGGGCCCTTGGCCATGGTCGGCACGCCCTGGATCCTGATCGGCTGCTACTTCACCGTGGCGCTGCCGTTCATGTACCGGGCCATCACCAACAACCTGCAGGCGATCAACCTCCGCGACCTGATGGACGCCGCCCAACTGCTCGGCGCCAGCACCTGGCAGGCGGCTTTCCTGGTGGTCCTGCCCAACCTGCGCAAGGGCCTGATGGTGGCGCTGCTGCTGTCGTTCTCGTTCCTGTTCGGCGAGTTCGTGTTCGCCAACATCCTGGTCGGCACCCGCTATGAAACCCTGCAGGTCTACCTCAACAACATGCGCAACAGCAGCGGCCACTTCACCAGCGCCCTGGTGATCTCCTACTTCTTCTTTGTGCTGGTTCTGACCTGGGCCGCCAACATCTTGAACAAGGACAAAAGCCAATGA
- a CDS encoding alkaline phosphatase family protein, which yields MKHNVILVVLDGLNHEVARHAMGHLQAYVGAGRAALYKLQCELPALSRPLYECILTGVAPIDSGIVHNQISRLSNQRSLFHYAREAGLSTAAAAYHWVSELYNQSPFNAPRDRHTVNPELPIQYGHFYWSDHYPDSHLFADAENLRLRHQPNLLLVHPMNIDDAGHKHGLDSAQYRNSARSADIILADYLQGWLDAGYQVLVTADHGMNNDRSHNGLLAEEREVPLFVLGDAFSLDPNATPKQTELCGTICQLLGAAHDKPFCRELLQ from the coding sequence ATGAAGCACAACGTCATTCTTGTGGTGCTCGACGGCCTCAACCACGAAGTGGCCCGACACGCCATGGGCCATCTGCAAGCCTACGTCGGCGCAGGCCGCGCCGCCCTGTACAAGTTGCAATGCGAGTTGCCGGCCCTGTCCCGGCCCCTGTACGAGTGCATCCTCACCGGCGTCGCACCGATCGACAGCGGCATCGTGCACAACCAGATCTCGCGCCTGTCCAACCAGCGCAGCCTGTTCCACTACGCCCGCGAGGCCGGCCTGAGCACGGCCGCGGCGGCTTACCACTGGGTCAGCGAACTCTACAACCAGAGCCCGTTCAACGCTCCCCGTGACCGCCATACCGTCAACCCGGAACTGCCGATCCAGTACGGCCACTTCTACTGGAGCGATCACTACCCCGATTCCCACCTGTTCGCCGATGCGGAGAACCTGCGGCTGCGCCATCAGCCGAACCTGCTCCTGGTGCACCCGATGAACATCGACGATGCCGGGCACAAGCACGGCCTGGACAGCGCCCAGTACCGCAACAGCGCGCGCTCGGCGGACATCATCCTCGCCGACTATCTGCAAGGCTGGCTCGATGCCGGCTATCAGGTACTGGTGACGGCCGATCACGGCATGAACAACGACCGCTCGCACAATGGCCTGCTGGCCGAGGAGCGGGAAGTCCCACTGTTCGTGCTCGGCGATGCCTTCAGCCTCGACCCCAACGCCACGCCCAAGCAAACCGAGCTGTGCGGCACTATCTGCCAACTGCTGGGCGCAGCCCATGACAAACCTTTCTGCCGGGAGCTGTTGCAGTGA